Proteins found in one Lutimonas zeaxanthinifaciens genomic segment:
- the rpsO gene encoding 30S ribosomal protein S15 — protein sequence MYLTKEKKEEIFAKHGKSSTDTGSSEGQIALFTYRINHLTNHLKNNRKDFNTQRSLVKLVGKRRDLLNYLIKTDITRYRAIVKELGLRK from the coding sequence ATGTATTTAACAAAAGAGAAAAAAGAAGAAATTTTTGCCAAACATGGCAAATCTTCAACAGACACAGGTTCTTCAGAAGGACAAATTGCATTATTTACTTACCGCATCAATCATTTAACGAATCATTTAAAGAATAATCGAAAGGATTTTAATACACAGAGATCTTTGGTGAAGTTAGTAGGTAAAAGAAGAGACCTTTTAAACTATTTGATCAAAACGGATATAACAAGATACCGTGCGATCGT